One uncultured Alphaproteobacteria bacterium genomic region harbors:
- a CDS encoding NnrS family protein — protein sequence MSRPAPHWLGCGFRPFFLFGALAMALGVLAWLPMLTGAWMPPTAFAPRDWHVHFLLFGALMAIVAGFALTAVGHWTGRPPVAGRTLGALLALWLAGRVAVTVSAAIGPLAAALVDLAFPAALVAVFAREVAAAGNLKNLPIVGMVGLFGLADAAFHWEAAAEGLATASTRAGVAILLMLVIVIGGRIIPTFTRNWLGARRRGPPPPPFGRFDALAVVVSAIALAAWTAAPGTPAAAVALLAAGFVNAVRLARWRGLATFGEPLLAVLHLGYATVPLGFAALGWALFDPAALDPTAALHVWLVGTFGSMTLAVMTRASRGHSGRRLAADGVDVALYALVFAGATARIAAPFADGAMQIALDAAGGFWILAFLGFAVRYAPILLGPPADA from the coding sequence ATGAGCCGCCCCGCCCCCCACTGGCTGGGCTGCGGCTTCCGCCCCTTCTTCCTGTTCGGGGCGTTGGCGATGGCGCTCGGCGTGCTCGCCTGGCTGCCGATGCTGACCGGCGCCTGGATGCCGCCGACCGCCTTCGCGCCGCGCGACTGGCACGTCCACTTCCTGCTGTTCGGCGCGCTGATGGCGATCGTCGCGGGCTTCGCGCTGACCGCCGTCGGCCACTGGACCGGACGGCCGCCGGTGGCGGGGCGGACGCTCGGCGCGCTGCTCGCGCTGTGGCTCGCCGGGCGGGTCGCGGTGACGGTTTCGGCCGCGATCGGGCCGCTCGCCGCCGCGCTCGTCGACCTCGCCTTCCCCGCCGCGCTGGTGGCGGTGTTCGCCCGCGAGGTCGCCGCGGCGGGCAACCTCAAAAATCTGCCGATCGTCGGCATGGTCGGGTTGTTCGGCCTCGCCGACGCGGCGTTCCACTGGGAAGCGGCGGCCGAAGGTCTCGCCACCGCCTCGACCCGCGCCGGAGTGGCGATCCTGCTAATGCTGGTGATCGTGATCGGCGGCCGGATCATCCCCACCTTCACCCGCAACTGGCTCGGCGCGCGCCGCCGCGGCCCGCCGCCGCCGCCGTTCGGCCGCTTCGACGCGCTCGCCGTCGTCGTTTCGGCAATCGCGCTCGCCGCCTGGACCGCCGCGCCCGGCACGCCCGCCGCCGCGGTGGCGCTGCTCGCCGCCGGGTTCGTCAATGCCGTGCGGCTGGCGCGGTGGCGCGGCCTCGCCACCTTCGGCGAACCGCTGCTCGCGGTCCTCCACCTCGGCTACGCCACCGTGCCGCTCGGCTTCGCCGCGCTCGGCTGGGCGCTGTTCGACCCGGCGGCGCTCGACCCCACCGCCGCCCTCCACGTCTGGCTGGTCGGCACCTTCGGCAGCATGACCCTGGCGGTGATGACCCGCGCCAGCCGCGGCCATTCGGGCCGCCGCCTCGCCGCCGACGGCGTCGACGTGGCGCTCTACGCCCTGGTGTTCGCCGGGGCGACCGCCCGGATCGCGGCGCCGTTCGCCGACGGCGCGATGCAGATTGCCCTCGACGCCGCGGGCGGCTTCTGGATCCTCGCCTTCCTCGGCTTCGCCGTGCGCTACGCGCCGATCCTCCTCGGCCCGCCTGCGGACGCCTGA
- the bcp gene encoding Pseudoazurin, whose translation MRQILLAFALAAAFAAPAAAADHEIRMLNKGAKGLMVFEPDVLHVAPGDTVTFVAANPGHDARSISGMIPAGAQPFAGKLGKDVRVTFTQPGVYGVECRPHYAMGMVAAVIVGEPVNLDAARAVKHPKMAAKKFDGIFATVQSAEAAR comes from the coding sequence ATGCGACAGATCCTCCTCGCCTTCGCCCTCGCCGCCGCCTTCGCCGCACCCGCGGCGGCGGCCGATCACGAAATCCGGATGCTCAACAAGGGCGCCAAGGGCCTGATGGTGTTCGAGCCCGACGTCCTCCACGTCGCGCCGGGCGACACCGTCACCTTCGTCGCCGCCAATCCCGGCCACGACGCGCGCAGCATTTCCGGCATGATCCCCGCAGGCGCGCAGCCGTTCGCCGGCAAGCTCGGCAAGGACGTGCGCGTCACCTTCACCCAACCCGGCGTCTACGGCGTCGAATGCCGCCCGCACTACGCCATGGGGATGGTTGCCGCGGTGATCGTCGGCGAGCCGGTCAACCTCGATGCCGCCCGCGCGGTCAAACACCCGAAGATGGCGGCGAAGAAGTTCGACGGCATCTTCGCCACCGTGCAGTCCGCCGAGGCGGCGCGATGA
- the nirK gene encoding Copper-containing nitrite reductase, whose product MTLRRTLLLTAALAAAQPAAAAERIAPTLPPPPAVMAHEQATRAAPATVAFTLTVAEAEVTVDDEGTRMQAMTFNGTMPGPTMVVHQGDTVEITLVNPATNSMAHNIDLHAATGGMGGGEFTLVQPGEQATLRFKADRAGVFVYHCAPPGMVAWHVVSGMSGALMVLPRDGLKDADGKPLHYDKAYTVGEFDLYIPKDETGAYKRYDSPAESYADTVAAMRGLVPTHVVFNGRVGALTGDRAMTAKVGETVLLIHSSANRDSRPHLIGGHGDSVWETGKFANPPERDLETWFVRGGSAAAALYRFRQPGGYAYVNHNLIEATELGALAQFHVEGEWNHELMTQLHAPAPIPQ is encoded by the coding sequence ATGACCCTTCGCCGCACTTTGCTCCTCACCGCCGCCCTCGCCGCAGCGCAGCCCGCCGCGGCCGCCGAGCGGATCGCCCCGACGCTGCCGCCGCCGCCCGCGGTGATGGCCCACGAACAGGCCACCCGCGCCGCGCCCGCCACCGTCGCCTTCACCCTCACCGTCGCCGAGGCCGAAGTGACGGTCGACGACGAGGGCACGCGGATGCAGGCGATGACCTTCAACGGCACCATGCCCGGACCGACGATGGTGGTGCATCAAGGAGACACCGTCGAGATCACCCTCGTCAATCCCGCCACCAACAGCATGGCGCACAACATCGACCTGCACGCCGCCACCGGCGGAATGGGCGGCGGCGAGTTCACCCTGGTTCAGCCGGGCGAACAGGCGACGCTGCGCTTCAAGGCCGACCGCGCGGGGGTGTTCGTGTACCACTGCGCGCCGCCCGGCATGGTCGCCTGGCACGTGGTGAGCGGCATGAGCGGCGCGCTGATGGTGCTGCCGCGCGACGGCCTCAAGGACGCCGACGGCAAGCCGCTGCATTACGACAAGGCCTACACCGTCGGCGAATTCGACCTCTACATCCCCAAGGACGAGACCGGCGCCTACAAGCGCTACGACAGCCCCGCGGAATCCTACGCCGACACCGTGGCGGCGATGCGCGGACTGGTGCCCACCCACGTGGTCTTCAACGGCCGCGTCGGCGCGCTCACCGGCGACCGGGCGATGACCGCCAAGGTCGGCGAGACGGTGCTGCTGATCCACTCTTCCGCCAACCGCGACAGCCGTCCGCACCTGATCGGCGGCCACGGCGACTCGGTGTGGGAGACCGGCAAGTTCGCCAACCCGCCCGAGCGCGACCTCGAAACCTGGTTCGTGCGCGGCGGCAGCGCCGCGGCGGCGCTCTATCGCTTCCGCCAGCCCGGCGGCTACGCCTACGTCAACCACAACCTGATCGAGGCGACCGAACTCGGCGCGCTCGCGCAATTCCATGTGGAGGGCGAATGGAACCACGAGCTGATGACCCAGCTCCACGCCCCCGCGCCGATCCCGCAGTGA
- a CDS encoding Transcriptional regulator, Crp/Fnr family: MPTTRLDRAVIRDLPMFASLSPDELDAALAHAAARRLAPGETAFRQGDPADAFFVLLHGRLKVTQTSPDGQQVVVRHVNPGELFGIARAVRRPDFPGTAEALTDSVAIAWPAAEWDAMVARCPGLAVDALATVGQRLQDAHTRIRELATEAVERRVAHALLRLVRQAGRKTDEGILIDFPVSRQDIAEMTGATLHTVSRLMAAWEAKGLIASGRKRVTVRDPHALFMLAEGE; encoded by the coding sequence ATGCCGACGACGCGCCTCGACCGGGCGGTGATCCGCGATTTGCCGATGTTCGCGAGCCTCTCGCCCGACGAGCTCGACGCGGCGCTGGCCCATGCGGCGGCGCGCCGCCTCGCGCCCGGCGAGACGGCGTTCCGCCAGGGCGACCCGGCGGACGCGTTCTTCGTGCTGCTGCACGGGCGGCTGAAGGTCACCCAGACCAGCCCGGACGGCCAGCAGGTGGTGGTGCGCCACGTCAACCCCGGCGAGCTGTTCGGCATCGCCCGCGCGGTGCGGCGGCCGGATTTCCCCGGCACCGCCGAGGCGCTCACCGACAGCGTCGCGATCGCCTGGCCCGCCGCCGAGTGGGACGCGATGGTGGCGCGCTGCCCGGGGCTCGCGGTCGATGCGCTCGCCACCGTCGGCCAGCGGCTGCAGGACGCCCACACCCGCATCCGCGAGCTCGCCACCGAGGCGGTGGAGCGCCGCGTCGCGCACGCGCTGCTGCGGCTGGTGCGGCAGGCCGGGCGCAAGACCGACGAGGGGATCCTGATCGACTTTCCGGTGTCGCGTCAGGACATCGCCGAGATGACCGGCGCGACCCTGCACACCGTCTCGCGGCTGATGGCGGCGTGGGAGGCGAAGGGGCTGATCGCGAGCGGGCGCAAGCGCGTGACGGTGCGCGACCCGCACGCCCTGTTCATGCTGGCGGAAGGCGAATAG
- a CDS encoding conserved hypothetical protein (Evidence 4 : Homologs of previously reported genes of unknown function), giving the protein MPIEPSADAAVDALMSADAAAIPVFIRHRLHCPGCPAAAFHTLADACRAHGVAAGPVLADLAAIRLPPA; this is encoded by the coding sequence ATGCCGATCGAGCCGTCCGCCGACGCCGCCGTCGACGCCCTGATGTCCGCCGACGCCGCCGCGATCCCGGTGTTCATCCGCCACCGCCTGCACTGCCCCGGCTGCCCGGCGGCGGCGTTCCACACCCTCGCCGACGCCTGCCGCGCCCACGGCGTCGCGGCCGGGCCGGTGCTCGCCGACCTCGCGGCTATTCGCCTTCCGCCAGCATGA
- a CDS encoding putative transcription regulator protein (Evidence 3 : Function proposed based on presence of conserved amino acid motif, structural feature or limited homology): protein MRSNDRFKRAYNRYLDRLAETPPGAALDSETALARELGVSRTIVRGLMSALAEAGLVSEGRARTLLRPPREADRFPQTETESVRASIEKRFMEMVLQHDVRPGEEINNLELARQFAASPTAVREYLSELSQTGLLDRRRDGGWVFRGFDRDFARELFDIRELFELRSAALFAELPDDHPAWARLDEIERRHHALIADIDHAYKEFSRVDADLHELVNAVSRNRFIDKFQSLRSLIFHYHYLWTKDDEKERNLVALKEHLVYIAALKSRNRSRIRAAALAHLRSARRSLLASIARTAPD, encoded by the coding sequence ATGCGCAGCAACGACCGCTTCAAACGCGCCTACAATCGGTACCTCGACCGGCTGGCGGAAACGCCGCCGGGAGCCGCCCTCGACTCGGAGACCGCGCTCGCCCGCGAACTCGGCGTCAGCCGCACCATCGTGCGGGGACTGATGTCCGCCCTGGCGGAGGCCGGGCTGGTCTCCGAAGGCCGCGCCCGCACCCTGCTGCGCCCGCCACGGGAGGCCGACCGCTTCCCTCAGACCGAGACCGAATCGGTGCGGGCGAGCATCGAGAAACGCTTCATGGAGATGGTTCTGCAGCACGACGTCCGTCCGGGGGAAGAGATCAACAACCTCGAACTCGCGCGCCAGTTCGCCGCTTCGCCGACCGCGGTGCGGGAATACCTGAGCGAACTCAGCCAGACCGGCCTGCTCGACCGGCGGCGCGACGGCGGCTGGGTGTTCCGCGGCTTCGACCGCGATTTCGCGCGCGAGCTGTTCGACATCCGCGAGCTGTTCGAGCTGCGCTCGGCGGCGCTGTTCGCCGAATTGCCCGACGACCATCCGGCTTGGGCGCGACTCGACGAGATCGAGCGCCGCCACCATGCCCTGATCGCCGACATCGACCACGCCTACAAGGAGTTCTCGCGCGTCGACGCCGACCTCCACGAACTCGTCAACGCGGTCTCGCGCAACCGCTTCATCGACAAGTTCCAGAGCCTGCGCAGCCTGATCTTCCACTATCACTATCTGTGGACCAAGGACGACGAGAAGGAACGCAACCTCGTCGCCCTCAAGGAGCACCTCGTCTACATCGCCGCGCTCAAGAGCCGCAACCGTTCGCGCATCCGCGCCGCCGCGCTCGCCCATCTGCGCTCGGCGCGCCGCAGTCTCCTCGCCTCGATCGCCAGAACCGCGCCGGACTGA
- a CDS encoding Alcohol dehydrogenase zinc-binding domain protein, with translation MKALMIEGRERCAFHDVGAPRPGPGEVLVGVRHVGLCGSDLATFTGLNPLVSLPRIPGHEIGAEILETGDGVPAEFAPGRRAVVIPYTACGACPACRQGRVNACRSNRTLGVQQDGGLSERFVLPYEKLILNDTLAPRHLALVEPLSVGFHAVARGRVTARDKVVVLGCGMIGMGAVAGAVARGAEVIAVDVGAAKLELAVRYGAAYAVDASTADVARRVAEITQGDGADVVIEAVGLPQTFTQAIDLAGFCARVVYIGYSKQPVTYETKFFNLKELDILGSRNALIGDFRAVIAYLEGLGRAPDDLISKVFPFAEAEAALPYWVRTRASTLKVLIEI, from the coding sequence ATGAAGGCTCTGATGATCGAAGGCCGCGAGCGGTGCGCGTTTCACGATGTCGGCGCGCCCCGGCCCGGCCCCGGCGAGGTGCTCGTCGGCGTCCGCCACGTCGGCCTCTGCGGGAGCGATCTCGCCACCTTCACCGGGCTCAATCCGCTGGTCAGCCTGCCGCGCATCCCGGGACACGAAATCGGCGCGGAAATCCTCGAAACCGGCGACGGCGTGCCCGCCGAGTTCGCACCCGGCCGCCGCGCCGTGGTGATCCCCTACACCGCCTGCGGCGCGTGCCCGGCGTGCCGCCAGGGGCGGGTCAACGCCTGCCGCTCCAACCGCACGCTCGGCGTGCAGCAGGACGGCGGCCTGTCCGAACGCTTCGTCCTTCCCTACGAAAAGCTGATTCTCAACGACACCCTCGCGCCGCGCCACCTCGCGCTGGTGGAGCCGCTCTCGGTGGGCTTCCACGCGGTGGCGCGCGGCCGGGTGACGGCGCGCGACAAAGTCGTGGTGCTCGGCTGCGGCATGATCGGGATGGGCGCGGTGGCGGGCGCGGTGGCGCGGGGCGCGGAGGTGATCGCGGTCGACGTCGGCGCCGCCAAGCTCGAACTCGCGGTGCGCTACGGCGCCGCCTACGCCGTCGACGCGAGCACCGCCGACGTCGCCCGGCGGGTCGCCGAAATCACCCAGGGCGACGGCGCCGACGTGGTGATCGAGGCGGTCGGCCTGCCGCAGACCTTCACCCAGGCGATCGACCTCGCCGGGTTCTGCGCGCGCGTCGTCTACATCGGCTATTCCAAGCAGCCGGTCACCTACGAAACCAAGTTCTTCAACCTCAAGGAGCTCGACATCCTCGGCTCGCGCAATGCGCTGATCGGGGATTTCCGCGCGGTGATCGCGTATCTCGAAGGTCTCGGGCGCGCACCCGACGACCTGATCTCCAAGGTTTTTCCCTTCGCCGAGGCCGAAGCGGCGCTGCCCTACTGGGTGCGGACCCGCGCCTCGACCCTCAAGGTGCTGATCGAGATCTAG
- a CDS encoding conserved exported hypothetical protein (Evidence 4 : Homologs of previously reported genes of unknown function), whose translation MRKLLTMALAAGLMALSGAAAAAPLTIKVAYENNPGEPIDKVMHYWKDMLAERSKGEIVLDLYPSSQLGAKKDVTEQAMMGMNIITLSDVGFLVDFDPDLGILFGPYLTDDPQKLFAIYESDWFKKKNEALKKKGIHIVMSNYLYGVRQILAKKPINTPADMKGMKIRVPNNVMQIKAIEAMGATPTPMPLGEVYPALAQGIIDGVENPISVLYGQKLHEQAKYLSMVGYITNTSLWLGGEAFFETLPPAQLELIHETAREAGVYSQKITTELDAQMIGKMKEAGVTVIYPDVAPFKAAAKKVYSEFPKWTPGLYEQIQQAVK comes from the coding sequence ATGCGGAAACTTCTGACGATGGCGCTCGCCGCCGGACTGATGGCGCTTTCGGGCGCTGCCGCCGCCGCGCCGCTGACGATCAAGGTCGCCTACGAGAACAATCCGGGCGAGCCGATCGACAAGGTGATGCACTACTGGAAGGACATGCTCGCCGAACGCAGCAAGGGCGAGATCGTGCTCGATCTCTATCCGTCCTCGCAGCTCGGCGCGAAGAAGGACGTCACCGAGCAGGCGATGATGGGGATGAATATCATCACCCTCTCCGACGTCGGCTTCCTCGTCGATTTCGATCCGGATCTCGGCATTCTCTTCGGGCCGTACCTTACCGACGATCCGCAGAAGCTGTTCGCGATCTACGAAAGCGACTGGTTCAAGAAGAAGAACGAGGCGCTGAAGAAGAAGGGCATCCACATCGTGATGTCCAACTATCTCTACGGCGTGCGCCAGATCCTCGCCAAGAAGCCGATCAACACCCCCGCCGACATGAAGGGGATGAAGATCCGCGTGCCCAACAACGTGATGCAGATCAAGGCGATCGAGGCGATGGGCGCGACCCCGACGCCGATGCCGCTGGGCGAGGTCTATCCGGCGCTGGCGCAGGGGATCATCGACGGCGTCGAGAACCCGATCTCGGTGCTCTACGGCCAGAAGCTGCACGAACAGGCGAAGTACCTGTCGATGGTCGGCTACATCACCAACACCTCGCTGTGGCTCGGCGGCGAGGCGTTCTTCGAGACCCTGCCGCCCGCCCAGCTCGAGCTGATCCACGAGACCGCCCGCGAGGCGGGCGTCTACAGCCAGAAGATCACCACCGAACTCGACGCGCAGATGATCGGCAAGATGAAGGAAGCCGGCGTCACGGTGATCTATCCCGACGTCGCGCCGTTCAAGGCGGCGGCGAAGAAGGTCTACTCCGAATTCCCGAAGTGGACGCCGGGTCTCTACGAGCAGATCCAGCAGGCGGTGAAGTAA
- a CDS encoding conserved membrane hypothetical protein (Evidence 4 : Homologs of previously reported genes of unknown function), whose translation MRHLGKIWTYAAAATLAALVLVTVAAVVMRYAFSQPIQWTEEISGLLMIWIVMTGAIAAERDNQHLAIPLLADLLPRRGRIALDLLVAVASVALLAVMGRLAWQLAARAQYKLTQILGISWFWIDVAVTFGCAGMAVYTLLRVARELKDGEPR comes from the coding sequence ATGCGACATCTCGGAAAGATCTGGACCTACGCCGCCGCGGCGACCCTTGCGGCGCTGGTGCTCGTGACCGTCGCGGCGGTGGTGATGCGCTACGCCTTTTCCCAGCCGATCCAGTGGACCGAGGAGATCTCGGGCCTGCTGATGATCTGGATCGTGATGACCGGCGCGATCGCCGCCGAGCGCGACAACCAGCACCTCGCGATTCCGCTGCTCGCCGACCTTCTGCCGCGGCGCGGGCGCATCGCCCTCGATCTGCTCGTCGCCGTGGCGTCGGTCGCCCTGCTCGCGGTGATGGGGCGGCTCGCCTGGCAGCTCGCGGCGCGGGCGCAATACAAGCTCACCCAGATTCTCGGCATCTCGTGGTTCTGGATCGATGTCGCGGTCACCTTCGGCTGCGCCGGGATGGCCGTCTACACCCTCCTTCGCGTGGCGCGCGAACTGAAGGACGGAGAGCCGCGATGA
- a CDS encoding TRAP transporter, DctM subunit, translating into MTWMLIVPLMLGLFALNFRLFLAMFAASLCYFVFFASVPMQISVQQFIGPSQNASLLAIPFFILLGTLMSCTGIAHRLLKVADLIVGRLTGGMGLANILLSTMLGGISASNLADAAMLTRMMVPEMERQGYNRAFAAGVTAAGSLITPIIPPGIALIIYGLVADVSIGKMFMAGILPGLLCCVLLMAATYFVAKRRGYRPARTAWPTAAESRRTLVGAWPALFLVVVIIGGIRLNVFTPTEAGAIGVVTVIVIGFLIFREMTVDDVVRALCDTAKSTAAVMVVIMASSALAWIFSLEHAGDKLAALILDLTTNKYAFLMVVNALLLVLGMLIEGNAIMIVLVPLLMPVVRQLGIDPVHFGIVLILNLAIGCLTPPVGTVMLLVCNLSKVSLADFVRQAWPMFVALFLALGLITFVPFFSLALL; encoded by the coding sequence ATGACCTGGATGCTGATCGTGCCGTTGATGCTCGGCCTGTTCGCGCTCAACTTCCGTCTGTTCCTCGCGATGTTCGCGGCGTCGCTGTGCTACTTCGTGTTCTTTGCCTCCGTGCCGATGCAGATCTCGGTACAGCAGTTCATCGGCCCGAGCCAGAACGCCTCGCTGCTGGCGATCCCGTTCTTCATCCTGCTCGGCACGCTGATGAGCTGCACCGGCATCGCCCATCGCCTGCTCAAGGTCGCCGATCTGATCGTCGGGCGGCTGACCGGCGGCATGGGGCTCGCCAACATTCTGTTGTCGACGATGCTGGGCGGCATCTCCGCCTCCAACCTCGCCGACGCGGCGATGCTGACGCGGATGATGGTGCCGGAGATGGAGCGCCAGGGCTACAACCGCGCCTTCGCCGCCGGCGTGACCGCGGCGGGCTCGTTGATCACGCCGATCATCCCGCCCGGCATCGCGCTGATCATCTACGGCCTCGTCGCCGACGTCTCGATCGGCAAGATGTTCATGGCGGGCATCCTGCCCGGCCTGTTGTGCTGCGTGCTGCTGATGGCCGCCACCTACTTCGTCGCCAAGCGGCGCGGCTACCGCCCCGCGCGCACCGCCTGGCCGACCGCGGCGGAGAGCCGCCGCACCCTGGTCGGCGCGTGGCCGGCGCTGTTCCTGGTGGTGGTGATCATCGGCGGCATCCGCCTCAACGTCTTCACCCCCACCGAGGCGGGCGCGATCGGCGTCGTCACGGTGATCGTGATCGGCTTCCTGATCTTCCGCGAGATGACCGTCGACGACGTGGTGCGCGCCTTGTGCGACACCGCCAAGTCCACCGCCGCGGTGATGGTGGTGATCATGGCGAGCTCGGCGCTCGCCTGGATCTTCTCGCTCGAACACGCGGGCGACAAGCTCGCCGCGCTGATCCTCGATCTCACCACCAACAAGTACGCGTTCCTGATGGTGGTGAACGCGCTGCTGCTGGTGCTGGGGATGCTGATCGAGGGCAACGCGATCATGATCGTGCTGGTGCCGCTGCTGATGCCGGTGGTGCGTCAGCTCGGCATCGACCCGGTGCACTTCGGCATCGTGCTGATCCTCAACCTCGCGATCGGCTGCCTGACGCCGCCGGTCGGCACGGTGATGCTGCTGGTGTGCAACCTCTCCAAGGTTTCGCTGGCCGATTTCGTGCGGCAGGCGTGGCCGATGTTCGTCGCGCTGTTCCTCGCCCTCGGGCTGATCACCTTCGTGCCGTTCTTCTCGCTGGCGCTGCTTTAG
- the yajO gene encoding aldoketo-oxidoreductase, NADP-binding (Evidence 2a : Function of homologous gene experimentally demonstrated in an other organism; PubMedId : 15292217, 16077126; Product type e : enzyme) yields MDYVKFGNTGLEVSRICLGCMTYGTPDRGTHPWTLPEDQARPLLKRALDLGITFWDTANTYSDGTSEEIVGRALRDFVDRDDIVLASKVYNRMHPGPNGAGLSRKAIFREIDASLKRLGTDYLDLYQIHRFDYGTPIEETLEALHDVVKAGKARYIGASSMHAWQFAQMLYTQRLNGWVEFVGMQDHVNLLYREEEREMLPFCADEGIAVMPWSPLARGRLARAWDDATPRIASDDVGKGLYRESDKAIVDAVGAIAERKGVPRAQVALAWLLHKDPITCPIVGASKPRHLDDAVAALAVALSPDEIAALEAPYTPRLHAGFK; encoded by the coding sequence ATGGACTACGTCAAGTTCGGCAACACCGGCCTCGAAGTCTCGCGCATCTGCCTCGGCTGCATGACCTACGGCACGCCCGACCGCGGCACCCACCCCTGGACCCTGCCCGAAGACCAGGCGCGGCCGCTGCTGAAACGGGCCCTCGACCTCGGCATCACCTTCTGGGACACCGCCAACACCTATTCGGACGGCACCTCCGAGGAGATCGTCGGCCGCGCGCTGCGCGATTTCGTCGACCGCGACGACATCGTGCTCGCGAGCAAGGTCTACAACCGCATGCACCCCGGGCCGAACGGCGCGGGCCTGTCGCGCAAGGCGATCTTCCGCGAGATCGACGCCAGCCTGAAGCGCCTCGGCACCGACTACCTCGACCTCTACCAGATCCACCGCTTCGACTACGGCACGCCGATCGAGGAGACCCTCGAAGCGCTCCACGACGTCGTCAAGGCGGGCAAGGCGCGCTACATCGGCGCGTCATCGATGCACGCCTGGCAGTTCGCGCAGATGCTCTACACCCAGCGCCTCAACGGCTGGGTCGAGTTCGTCGGCATGCAGGATCACGTCAACCTCCTCTACCGCGAGGAGGAGCGCGAGATGCTGCCGTTCTGTGCCGACGAGGGGATCGCGGTGATGCCGTGGAGCCCGCTCGCGCGCGGCCGCCTCGCCCGCGCCTGGGACGACGCCACGCCCCGCATCGCCAGCGACGACGTCGGCAAGGGCCTCTATCGCGAGAGCGACAAAGCGATCGTCGACGCGGTCGGCGCGATCGCGGAGCGCAAGGGGGTGCCGCGCGCCCAGGTGGCGCTGGCGTGGCTGCTGCACAAGGACCCGATCACCTGCCCGATCGTCGGCGCCTCCAAGCCGCGCCATCTCGACGACGCGGTGGCGGCGCTCGCGGTGGCGCTTTCGCCCGACGAGATCGCCGCGCTCGAAGCCCCCTACACGCCGCGCCTGCACGCCGGGTTCAAGTGA
- a CDS encoding conserved hypothetical protein (Evidence 4 : Homologs of previously reported genes of unknown function), giving the protein METFDREALGRLAKALAFIRGADHPVTAVMKRAAETGAEADIKKARAAFMKLKPGERQAAFAMLQED; this is encoded by the coding sequence ATGGAAACCTTCGACCGCGAGGCGCTCGGCCGCCTCGCCAAGGCGCTCGCGTTCATCCGCGGTGCGGACCACCCCGTCACCGCGGTGATGAAGCGCGCCGCCGAAACCGGCGCCGAGGCCGACATCAAGAAGGCGCGCGCCGCGTTCATGAAGCTCAAGCCCGGCGAGCGCCAGGCGGCGTTCGCGATGCTCCAGGAGGACTGA
- the gst gene encoding Glutathione S-transferase has translation MLTLYIGNRNISSWSLRPWLALKAAGAAFEEKLIVLRATDATDYRDGLAADLLAVNPAGHVPALHDGDLVVWESLAICEYVAELFPDAGLWPADRRARAKARALAAEMHAGFADMRREMSMDIGGRHPGKAFSTGAMADAGRAIAIWEECLAETGGPFLFGRFGIADAMFAPVVTRFRTYGVALPSAASAYAAAVLAYPPMVEWCKAAEAEVAAERAAS, from the coding sequence ATGCTCACCCTCTATATCGGCAACAGGAACATCTCGTCGTGGTCGCTCCGTCCGTGGCTCGCCCTCAAGGCGGCGGGCGCGGCGTTCGAGGAGAAGCTGATCGTCCTGCGCGCCACCGACGCGACCGACTACCGCGACGGCCTCGCGGCCGATCTCCTCGCGGTCAATCCGGCGGGTCACGTGCCGGCGCTGCACGACGGCGATCTGGTGGTGTGGGAGTCCCTGGCGATCTGCGAATACGTCGCCGAACTCTTCCCCGACGCCGGGCTGTGGCCCGCCGACCGCCGGGCGCGCGCCAAGGCGCGGGCGCTGGCGGCGGAGATGCATGCGGGATTCGCCGATATGCGGCGCGAGATGTCGATGGACATCGGCGGACGCCATCCCGGCAAGGCGTTTTCCACCGGCGCGATGGCCGACGCCGGGCGGGCGATCGCGATCTGGGAGGAATGCCTGGCGGAGACCGGCGGGCCGTTCCTGTTCGGGCGCTTCGGCATCGCGGATGCGATGTTCGCGCCGGTGGTGACGCGCTTCCGCACCTACGGCGTCGCCCTGCCGAGCGCCGCCTCGGCCTATGCCGCGGCGGTGCTCGCCTATCCGCCGATGGTCGAGTGGTGCAAGGCGGCGGAAGCCGAGGTGGCGGCCGAGCGGGCCGCCTCCTGA